From the genome of Arvicola amphibius chromosome 9, mArvAmp1.2, whole genome shotgun sequence, one region includes:
- the LOC119823116 gene encoding peptidyl-prolyl cis-trans isomerase A-like: MVNPTVFFDIAADGEPLGRVSFELFADKVPKTAENFRALSTGEKGFGYKGSSFHRIIPGFMCQGGDFTRHNGTGGRSIYREKFEDENFILKHTGPGILSMANAGPNTNGSQFFICTTKTEWLDGKHVVFGKVKEGMNIVEAMERFGSRNGKTSKKITISDCGQL, encoded by the coding sequence ATGGTCAACCCCACCGTGTTCTTCGACATCGCGGCCGATGGCGAGCCCTTGGGCCGTGTCTCCTTCGAGCTGTTTGCAGACAAAGTtccaaagacagcagaaaactTTCGTGCTCTGAGCACTGGAGAGAAAGGATTTGGATATAAGGGTTCTTCCTTTCACAGGATTATTCCAGGATTCATGTGCCAGGGTGGTGACTTCACACGCCATAATGGCACTGGCGGCAGATCCATCTACAGAGAAAAATTTGAGGATGAGAACTTCATCCTGAAGCATACAGGTCCTGGCATCTTGTCCATGGCAAATGCTGGACCAAACACAAACGGTTCCCAGTTTTTTATCTGCACCACCAAGACTGAGTGGCTGGATGGCAAACATGTGGTCTTTGGGAAGGTGAAAGAAGGCATGAACATTGTGGAGGCCATGGAGCGTTTTGGGTCCAGGAATGGAAAGACCAGCAAGAAGATCACCATTTCCGACTGTGGACAACTCTAA